The DNA region GACGGCATGGGCGGCCATGCCGCCGGTGACTACGTCAGCAACCTGATCGTCGATACCCTTCGCGGCGTGCAGTACGGCGACGGGCTCGATGCCTATGTCGACGCCCTGCGCGCGGCGCTGATACACGTCAACACCCTGGTGCGCGCGGAAACCCGCCAGCGCGGGGTGAGCACCATGGGCAGCACGGTCGTCGCGCTGGCGGCGCGGGGCAGCGAGGGGACCTGCCTGTGGGCCGGCGACAGCCGCCTGTACCGCCTGCGCGAGGGCAAGCTGGAACCCATCAGCCGCGACCACAGCTACGTGCAGGAACTGGTGGACAGCCACCTGCTCAACGAGGCCGAGGCCAAGGTGCACCCGATGGCCAACATCGTCACCCGCGCGGTGGGGGTGCAGGACGATCTGGAACTGGAAGAAACGAGGTTCGTGGTGCTGCCCGGCGACAGCTTCCTGCTGTGCAGCGACGGTCTGAACAAGACCGCGGAGGACCACGAGCTGTGTGAAGTGCTGGGCCACGAGGACCCCTATCAGGTGGTTCGCAGCCTGGTGCATCTGGGCTTGACCCGGGGCGCGCCGGACAACATCACGGCGGTAGTCGTCAAAGCATCCTGAAAAAGAAAAAAAGACCAGCATGGACATAGAAATTCCGGGGTATGAAATCGAACGCGAGCTGGGCGACGGCGCGATGGCCGTGGTCTACCTGGCCACCCAGCGTTCGCTGGAGCGCAAGGTCGCGCTGAAGGTGATGGCCGCGGCGCTC from Pseudomonas tohonis includes:
- a CDS encoding PP2C family protein-serine/threonine phosphatase encodes the protein MPLPPVAQYRSASHSHVGMVRQVNEDACLDAGDYGLWVVADGMGGHAAGDYVSNLIVDTLRGVQYGDGLDAYVDALRAALIHVNTLVRAETRQRGVSTMGSTVVALAARGSEGTCLWAGDSRLYRLREGKLEPISRDHSYVQELVDSHLLNEAEAKVHPMANIVTRAVGVQDDLELEETRFVVLPGDSFLLCSDGLNKTAEDHELCEVLGHEDPYQVVRSLVHLGLTRGAPDNITAVVVKAS